The Haloplanus sp. GDY1 genomic sequence TGCCGCCGAGGAAGCGCCTGGCGTCCGCGGGGTCGATGGCCGCAACCTCGCTCTCACCGTCGCCCAGATGGACGTGGAGGGTCTCGCCGCCGTAGACGGGTGGCAGGTCGGACACGCTACGCTCCCGCCGGCGAATCGGCCCGCCGGCCGGCCGCGGTAGTGATCCGTGACATGGGCGTCCGTCAACGCTCCGCGTACTAATCGTTTGTCGGTGGGCCGTCGTTCCATATCGCGATATGCGATTTATCGACGCGGCACGGCGCGGCCGCTCACGGGTGGGGAAAACGGGAAAAGGGCGTTACTTGCCGCGCCGGGAGTCGCCGCCGACGCTCGGCCGAGTGTGTTCCGTGCCCTTGCCGCGCCCGTCCTGACCGCGGCCCTTGCGGCCGGCGCTGGTCCTGCCACGGAACGCACGCCCGCGCTGGGAGTCGTCACAGATCCAGTTCAGGTCGTCGTCGGACTGGATGGCGGGGTGTTCGGGGTCAACCAGGATCACCTCGTGCCACTTCTGGGAGCCGTCCTCGCCGACCCAGTAGGAGTTGAGCACCCGGAGGTTGGGGTACTTGCGGGAGGTGCGCTCCTCGGCGATGCGCTGGATGCTCTTGCGGCGACCGATGCGGTTGACGCCCTGTCGCTTGGTGCGTCGGCCGGCCTTGAACCGTCGCTTCCGGGCCCCGCCCTTGCGGACGGAGGTCCGGACCACGACGATGCCCTGTTTGGCCTTGTAGCCCAGGTTCCGCGCCTTGTCGAGGCGGGTCGGTCGCTCGATGCGTTCGATGGCGCCCTGATCGCGCCACTCCTGCTTTCGTTGCCACTGCAGTTCGGCGAGGGCCCCGT encodes the following:
- a CDS encoding 50S ribosomal protein L15e yields the protein MARSFYSHIRDAWRDPDDGALAELQWQRKQEWRDQGAIERIERPTRLDKARNLGYKAKQGIVVVRTSVRKGGARKRRFKAGRRTKRQGVNRIGRRKSIQRIAEERTSRKYPNLRVLNSYWVGEDGSQKWHEVILVDPEHPAIQSDDDLNWICDDSQRGRAFRGRTSAGRKGRGQDGRGKGTEHTRPSVGGDSRRGK